Proteins from a genomic interval of Criblamydia sequanensis CRIB-18:
- the trmB gene encoding tRNA (guanosine(46)-N7)-methyltransferase TrmB: MRPNQLVYPFESEEEKSIKIEDRVLYFPAPNENMTKFCFHDLEYFGNENPIYVEYCSGNGGWIAEKAIQDKNINWIGVEIKFKRIKKIWAKIKNYSLNNLIALYGEAEKSTQFLFEEASVSKAYINFPDPWPKKRHAKNRLMQENFIKELYRILKPAGSFTFVTDDEAYSDQTIELSLAHGGFKSIYEKPFYLSNPEDYGASFFDSLWREKGKTIRLHTFQKI; this comes from the coding sequence ATGAGGCCTAATCAACTAGTTTACCCTTTTGAATCGGAAGAAGAAAAGTCCATTAAAATCGAAGATAGGGTTTTATACTTTCCGGCTCCGAATGAGAATATGACCAAATTTTGTTTCCATGATTTAGAATATTTTGGGAATGAAAACCCAATTTACGTGGAATATTGCAGTGGCAACGGGGGGTGGATTGCTGAAAAAGCCATTCAAGACAAGAACATTAACTGGATTGGCGTTGAGATAAAATTTAAACGGATTAAAAAGATTTGGGCCAAAATTAAAAATTACAGCCTAAATAATCTAATAGCCCTTTATGGCGAAGCTGAAAAATCAACCCAATTTTTGTTTGAAGAAGCTTCAGTGTCAAAAGCTTATATTAATTTTCCTGACCCCTGGCCTAAAAAGCGCCATGCCAAAAATCGTTTGATGCAAGAAAATTTCATTAAAGAGCTTTACCGTATCCTAAAACCCGCCGGTTCCTTTACTTTTGTGACAGATGATGAAGCCTATTCCGATCAAACCATTGAGCTATCGCTTGCGCATGGGGGCTTTAAATCTATTTACGAAAAACCTTTTTACTTATCTAATCCTGAGGATTATGGCGCTTCTTTTTTTGATTCGCTCTGGCGAGAAAAAGGAAAAACCATTCGGTTGCATACTTTTCAAAAAATTTAA
- a CDS encoding fused response regulator/phosphatase: MVEPLELIEKSVKESTVLLIDDQQMCEVAFKRIFEGQEDIHFHYCKDPSLAFQFVERVKPTVILLDLVMPEIDGLTLAAYIRANPLTKDIPLIILSVNEDPKIKEKAFQAGASDYAVKLPDKVELLARIRYHSQNYIRFLERNLAFQKLREARNEQQLQLEDAAEYVKEKLPQFLQGPIKTVWEFIPCESLGGDAFSYHFLDENHFAFYLLDVCGHGVGAALLSATLLNVIGANTLPKTDFFDPKNVLERLNDAFPMESHRNMFFSIWYGVYDLKNRILTYSSGGHPAALLFQPDKEVLKTDGLVIGAIENQEYVNAKVKIEPHARLYLFSDGVFEYRKKNNEMHTYREFIDSLEQIRRKSLIEDLIEIRKRAINLSIGPVLSDDYSIIIFDFD, from the coding sequence ATGGTAGAACCCTTAGAACTTATTGAAAAAAGCGTTAAAGAGTCCACGGTTCTTTTGATTGATGATCAACAGATGTGCGAGGTGGCTTTCAAGAGAATTTTCGAAGGGCAGGAAGATATTCATTTTCATTATTGTAAAGACCCTTCTTTGGCTTTTCAGTTTGTTGAAAGGGTGAAACCGACTGTTATTTTGCTAGACCTTGTGATGCCGGAAATTGATGGTTTAACCCTCGCAGCTTATATCAGGGCGAATCCTTTGACAAAAGACATTCCCTTAATCATCCTTTCTGTTAATGAGGACCCAAAAATCAAGGAAAAAGCTTTTCAAGCGGGCGCTTCCGACTATGCGGTTAAATTGCCTGATAAAGTCGAGCTTTTAGCCAGGATTCGCTATCACTCCCAAAACTATATACGATTCCTAGAGAGGAATCTAGCCTTTCAAAAACTTCGGGAGGCTCGAAATGAACAGCAGCTTCAACTAGAAGATGCCGCTGAATACGTTAAAGAAAAACTCCCTCAATTCTTACAAGGCCCCATAAAAACTGTTTGGGAGTTTATCCCTTGCGAAAGCTTAGGCGGAGATGCCTTCAGCTATCATTTTTTAGACGAGAACCACTTTGCTTTTTATCTTTTGGATGTCTGCGGACATGGGGTAGGGGCTGCCCTTCTTTCAGCTACCTTATTAAATGTCATCGGGGCCAACACTCTCCCTAAAACTGATTTTTTTGATCCTAAGAACGTCCTTGAGCGGTTAAACGATGCTTTTCCCATGGAAAGCCACCGTAATATGTTCTTTTCCATCTGGTATGGGGTTTATGATCTTAAGAATCGAATTTTAACCTACTCCTCGGGTGGTCATCCTGCCGCTCTTCTTTTTCAGCCGGATAAGGAGGTCTTAAAGACGGACGGGCTTGTTATTGGCGCTATTGAAAACCAAGAATATGTGAATGCAAAAGTTAAGATTGAGCCTCATGCGAGGCTTTACCTTTTTAGCGATGGGGTTTTTGAATATCGAAAAAAAAATAATGAGATGCACACCTATCGCGAGTTTATTGACAGTCTCGAACAAATAAGGCGGAAGTCCTTAATAGAGGATCTTATTGAAATTCGAAAGAGGGCTATTAATTTATCCATTGGGCCGGTCCTATCCGATGATTATTCTATTATTATCTTTGATTTCGATTAA
- a CDS encoding hybrid sensor histidine kinase/response regulator produces MKIYPELASHYQSRLKVNLGRIEEALNQIKSGNFLILDFKFSLMAIGQESNLVSLMEIKSLIEAYLKYLQNKTASKAIWKQEEDIYFNKLMILLHSLSKAPPEEFEGFYEGIQKEINELNEALQKENFGAQKGEYKEGLEQSVKKLIEELIKLIPNIKVDFNNKEIISDMEKLSRTGISLFEKLKLKEMVMLTSMLENVFKAAKEDKLTWTFGHYDLIIESIGILQEFIGTDFESLKPWLEKKKKTIETLSQIFSHLLANKTVKPPLKVESISQIVEKPFSQNVIFPDQKIAALFFAEIEDLSKQFEENLIAYKAQDKQALSKLMQMAHSLKGVAKIIELNSLIKLSTSLEELFSEALQERVELESIDLDILFDALDYLATIGSLTESEFQKWYKSSEPDLELIIKNINTLNIIKFKGEPDNKTLHPISIKRPDVLKETKKREKILRISAKELSDLMGLINESLVESHLFKPFSESLVNLKRKFMAFSDKTLRLLRKQENELPNEFEEAVKNEINLFQQEVNLRAIEIEDLANRNEILSNRLYDEALKIRMRPFMDCLLGFPRFVRQLGKELKKEVKLEIKGGETLVDREILEKLELPLNHLIKNAIDHGIEYPEDRKKALKPIEGTLLIEALATSGFLTIRFSDDGKGINKNELKNMISEKNHIKSESLDKIEEDELLDYLFISGFTTQKVISEISGRGEGLGIVKEAMANLGGTISISSKEGKGFSIQLEVPLTLSLLQGLIIRIGAELYALALGKVSQILFKSKSQILNEKDYSFIEDGHKKIKVLNARKILEIQEKDKADSHLLPLVIIGDAENPIGLMVDEILYEKELIIHPLDPRLGKIPNIRSGAILEDGSPLLILDVEEILKSVNRLFESDKDKTLDIPESYEKSEVKKILIVDDSPTVSAVEKRVLVQEGFYVQTAKDVKQGLEAIKKIDFDLVISDFEMPSMNGLNFLRMIKKDPKLKNIPFIIVSYKESKEDEVSCLEAGAIKFLQKSSFHDKTLIQEIKTILK; encoded by the coding sequence ATGAAAATTTATCCTGAATTAGCTTCTCATTATCAAAGCCGTTTGAAAGTCAATTTGGGCAGAATCGAGGAGGCTTTAAATCAAATTAAATCCGGCAACTTTCTTATTCTCGATTTTAAATTTTCTCTCATGGCTATCGGCCAAGAATCAAATCTTGTTTCTCTTATGGAAATTAAGAGCCTTATCGAGGCTTATTTAAAATATTTGCAGAATAAAACCGCATCTAAAGCAATTTGGAAGCAAGAAGAAGATATTTATTTTAACAAGCTCATGATCCTTTTGCACAGTTTAAGTAAGGCCCCCCCTGAAGAATTCGAAGGGTTTTATGAAGGAATTCAAAAAGAAATAAATGAATTAAACGAGGCCTTGCAAAAAGAGAATTTTGGAGCTCAAAAAGGGGAATATAAAGAAGGTCTTGAACAATCTGTTAAAAAGTTGATTGAAGAGTTAATAAAGCTAATTCCAAATATCAAAGTCGACTTCAATAATAAGGAAATCATCTCCGATATGGAGAAGCTTTCAAGAACCGGCATCTCTCTTTTTGAAAAATTAAAGCTAAAAGAAATGGTCATGTTGACAAGCATGCTCGAAAACGTTTTTAAAGCGGCTAAAGAAGATAAGCTGACCTGGACTTTTGGACATTATGATCTTATCATTGAGTCGATTGGCATCTTGCAAGAATTTATTGGCACGGATTTTGAGAGCCTCAAACCATGGCTTGAGAAAAAGAAAAAAACAATCGAAACTCTTTCTCAAATTTTCTCCCATCTTCTCGCTAATAAGACGGTAAAGCCCCCCCTAAAAGTGGAGTCGATTTCACAAATTGTTGAGAAACCGTTTAGCCAAAACGTTATCTTTCCGGATCAAAAAATTGCGGCTTTATTTTTTGCTGAAATAGAAGACCTCTCCAAGCAATTTGAAGAAAACCTTATTGCCTATAAAGCGCAAGATAAACAAGCTCTTTCAAAGCTAATGCAAATGGCTCATTCCTTAAAAGGCGTTGCTAAAATCATTGAATTAAATTCCCTGATTAAACTTTCTACAAGCCTTGAAGAGCTATTTTCAGAAGCTTTACAGGAAAGAGTAGAATTAGAATCGATTGATCTTGATATTCTCTTTGATGCGCTTGACTATTTGGCAACCATAGGCTCGCTCACTGAAAGCGAGTTTCAAAAATGGTATAAGTCTTCAGAACCTGATTTAGAACTTATCATAAAAAACATCAACACCCTTAATATCATCAAGTTTAAAGGGGAACCGGACAATAAGACCCTTCATCCGATTTCAATAAAAAGACCCGATGTGCTGAAAGAAACCAAAAAGAGAGAAAAAATTTTACGTATTTCAGCGAAAGAATTATCAGACCTTATGGGGCTAATCAATGAAAGTCTTGTGGAATCCCATTTATTTAAACCGTTTTCTGAGAGTCTTGTGAATTTAAAAAGAAAATTCATGGCTTTTTCAGATAAGACCTTGCGTTTGCTAAGAAAACAAGAAAATGAATTGCCAAATGAATTTGAAGAAGCAGTGAAGAATGAAATAAATCTTTTTCAACAAGAAGTCAATTTAAGAGCGATTGAAATAGAAGATCTTGCAAATAGGAACGAAATTCTTTCTAACCGCCTTTATGACGAAGCCTTAAAAATTCGCATGCGCCCCTTTATGGACTGTCTTTTAGGCTTTCCAAGATTTGTAAGACAGCTTGGGAAAGAACTTAAAAAAGAGGTGAAGCTTGAAATAAAAGGCGGCGAGACGCTCGTGGACCGCGAGATTCTAGAAAAATTAGAGCTTCCGTTAAATCACTTAATTAAAAATGCCATAGATCACGGCATAGAATACCCTGAAGATAGAAAAAAAGCGTTAAAGCCAATCGAAGGAACTCTTCTTATAGAAGCTTTGGCCACGTCAGGATTTCTCACCATCCGCTTTTCAGATGATGGCAAGGGCATTAATAAAAATGAGTTAAAAAATATGATTTCTGAAAAGAACCATATTAAATCTGAATCCCTGGATAAAATCGAAGAGGATGAGCTATTAGACTATCTTTTTATTTCAGGATTTACGACCCAAAAAGTCATTTCCGAGATTTCAGGAAGAGGGGAGGGGCTTGGCATTGTGAAAGAGGCTATGGCTAATCTTGGGGGAACCATTTCAATTTCAAGCAAGGAAGGAAAAGGGTTTTCAATTCAATTAGAGGTGCCTTTAACCTTATCTTTACTTCAAGGTCTTATTATTAGAATTGGCGCTGAACTCTATGCTTTAGCTCTTGGAAAAGTTTCTCAGATACTATTTAAATCGAAATCCCAAATATTAAATGAAAAAGACTACAGCTTTATCGAAGATGGACATAAAAAAATAAAAGTTTTAAACGCCAGGAAAATCTTAGAAATTCAAGAAAAAGATAAAGCTGATAGCCATCTTTTGCCTTTAGTTATCATAGGGGATGCAGAAAACCCTATTGGATTAATGGTAGATGAAATTCTCTATGAGAAGGAATTAATCATACATCCTTTGGATCCAAGGCTTGGAAAAATTCCAAATATACGATCAGGAGCTATACTAGAGGACGGATCGCCTTTACTTATTTTAGATGTTGAGGAAATTTTAAAGTCCGTGAATCGTTTATTTGAAAGCGATAAGGATAAAACGTTGGACATTCCGGAAAGTTATGAAAAGAGCGAAGTGAAAAAAATTCTTATTGTAGATGATTCGCCGACAGTTTCCGCCGTTGAAAAAAGGGTTTTAGTCCAGGAAGGGTTTTATGTGCAAACGGCAAAGGATGTAAAGCAAGGGCTTGAAGCCATAAAAAAAATAGATTTCGATCTTGTGATTTCAGATTTTGAGATGCCATCGATGAATGGGTTAAATTTTTTAAGAATGATCAAAAAAGACCCAAAACTAAAAAATATTCCCTTTATTATTGTTTCGTATAAAGAGAGTAAAGAGGATGAAGTTAGTTGTTTGGAAGCCGGGGCTATAAAATTTCTGCAAAAGTCTTCCTTTCACGACAAAACATTGATACAGGAAATCAAAACCATTCTTAAATAG
- a CDS encoding chemotaxis protein CheW, whose amino-acid sequence MSKQKKEEGASSKNLFSKQLTEAFLQEFTLKVKEKEEASFAPHQISYFIFKLQTKWFGLKAHIIQEVLNRRSTHSIPFRPSPVLKGIINVSGQLKIYIDLETVLGLEADKQNKNDKNIKFILIGEAPSDWVFSSYEVLGVFEISEEKIKASSEEFEFSHYLLGKTHIDKNEVFLIDETKLLESLSLTVG is encoded by the coding sequence ATGTCAAAGCAAAAAAAAGAGGAAGGAGCTTCCTCAAAAAATTTATTTTCTAAACAGCTAACGGAAGCCTTTCTTCAAGAATTCACTCTAAAAGTGAAAGAAAAAGAAGAGGCTTCTTTCGCACCTCATCAAATCAGTTATTTTATTTTTAAGCTTCAAACCAAGTGGTTTGGACTAAAAGCTCACATCATACAGGAAGTGCTCAATAGGCGATCCACCCATTCCATTCCGTTTAGGCCAAGCCCTGTTTTAAAAGGCATTATTAATGTTTCAGGTCAATTAAAGATCTATATTGATTTAGAGACCGTACTTGGTTTAGAAGCAGATAAACAAAATAAAAACGATAAAAACATCAAATTTATTTTGATTGGTGAAGCTCCCTCAGATTGGGTTTTTTCTTCTTATGAGGTTTTAGGAGTTTTTGAAATAAGCGAAGAAAAGATAAAAGCCTCTAGCGAAGAGTTTGAATTTTCACATTATCTTTTAGGGAAAACTCACATAGATAAAAACGAAGTGTTTCTTATTGATGAAACAAAGCTTCTTGAATCCCTTTCACTAACGGTTGGTTAA
- a CDS encoding chemotaxis protein CheW: MQHLLFFCGETAYAINCHFVKEVLPFVLLTEIANSPHFVKGVMNYHGDPVFVIDFSILTLNRPSELLLSSRIALISQEKEELSFGIFGEKMTEIIDIPEFEIKIDENCESAFIESMALTSGKKVQIINIKKLSTLLTLNLT, encoded by the coding sequence TTGCAACACCTTCTTTTTTTCTGCGGGGAAACAGCTTACGCTATCAACTGTCATTTCGTTAAAGAAGTTCTTCCATTTGTTTTGTTAACAGAAATTGCTAATTCTCCTCACTTTGTAAAAGGGGTTATGAATTATCATGGCGACCCTGTCTTTGTTATTGACTTTTCAATATTAACTTTAAATCGACCTAGTGAGCTTCTTTTAAGCTCCCGAATTGCCCTGATATCTCAGGAAAAAGAAGAGTTAAGCTTTGGTATTTTTGGGGAAAAAATGACTGAAATCATTGATATCCCTGAATTTGAAATAAAAATCGATGAAAACTGCGAAAGCGCATTTATTGAAAGCATGGCTCTTACATCGGGTAAGAAAGTGCAAATCATTAATATTAAAAAGCTTTCAACACTTCTGACTTTAAATCTTACCTAA
- a CDS encoding hydrolase, whose protein sequence is MHSDQEEKWIDRWISWADINTGTKNRDGINHFIQRLKKDFSSLDGRVEELILPSYITWEKGELISKEPGNALKITKRQDSKKKILFSGHLDTVFENDSSFKHAIRLNNRLIGPGVADMKGGLLVLLKALEIFESLPAASQIGWTILLTPDEEIGSPSSYSLLVEEAKKHDWGLVFEPAYSDGAIVSARKGSLNAIIQSKGKKAHAGRDFFIGVNAFDPLIAFAERASKISSETKGVSLNIASLEGGGPFNIVPDKASLSFNFRALSPEEFEKGKQELKKLYLRLQNEFASRLSWHTLAERPPKPFDDKHQKLYEKLETAAKKLSLPLFFRTSGGVSDGNLFSMAGLATIDTLGVKGKNLHTHEEEADIDSLFEKATLTVELIKELAISDVS, encoded by the coding sequence ATGCATTCAGATCAAGAAGAAAAATGGATTGATCGCTGGATTTCTTGGGCTGACATCAATACCGGAACTAAAAATCGGGACGGCATCAATCATTTCATTCAACGGTTGAAAAAAGACTTTTCTAGCTTAGATGGAAGGGTTGAAGAGCTTATTCTTCCCTCTTATATTACTTGGGAAAAAGGAGAGCTCATTTCAAAAGAGCCTGGAAATGCCCTTAAAATAACTAAAAGACAAGACTCTAAAAAGAAAATTCTATTTTCAGGCCATCTTGACACGGTATTTGAAAACGATTCTTCTTTTAAACACGCAATCCGATTAAATAATCGGCTGATAGGGCCTGGGGTCGCTGATATGAAAGGCGGTTTGCTTGTTCTTCTTAAAGCGCTAGAAATTTTTGAAAGCTTGCCGGCAGCTTCACAAATAGGATGGACTATTTTATTGACTCCTGATGAAGAAATAGGTTCCCCTTCTTCTTATTCTCTTCTTGTTGAAGAAGCTAAAAAGCATGATTGGGGTTTAGTTTTTGAGCCGGCTTACAGCGATGGCGCTATTGTTAGCGCAAGAAAAGGGTCCTTGAATGCCATTATTCAATCAAAAGGTAAAAAAGCCCACGCAGGCCGTGATTTTTTTATAGGCGTCAATGCTTTTGATCCTTTAATTGCTTTTGCTGAAAGAGCTTCAAAAATTTCCTCCGAAACCAAAGGGGTCTCGTTAAACATTGCCTCTTTAGAAGGAGGGGGTCCTTTTAATATTGTACCCGATAAAGCTTCTTTGAGCTTTAATTTTAGGGCCTTAAGCCCTGAAGAATTTGAAAAGGGCAAGCAAGAACTCAAAAAACTTTATCTTAGGCTTCAAAATGAATTTGCTTCCCGGCTTTCGTGGCATACTCTTGCAGAAAGACCCCCTAAACCTTTTGATGATAAGCATCAAAAGCTTTACGAAAAACTTGAGACAGCCGCAAAAAAACTATCGCTTCCACTATTTTTTCGAACAAGCGGCGGGGTTAGCGATGGTAACTTATTTTCAATGGCAGGGCTTGCTACAATCGACACTTTAGGGGTTAAGGGTAAAAACCTTCACACTCACGAGGAAGAAGCGGACATTGACAGTTTGTTTGAAAAAGCAACGCTTACAGTTGAATTAATTAAAGAATTAGCAATTTCAGACGTCTCGTAA
- a CDS encoding aminotransferase class III-fold pyridoxal phosphate-dependent enzyme, with translation MKLHAEKLFNDPRVKEATKLLEDALSEHKSALKKVKAPDKELKISYKKLIDSFSQVRGGNLWYPYLGSGLGNGALVELLDGSVKYDFISGIGVHYFGHSNLDTIAPSINAAISDILIEGNLQQNNDSYLLSELFLELSGMDHCFLSSSGAMANENALKIAFQARFPAKRILAFEKAFAGRTLALSSITDKPAFRKGLPQAINVDYLPFFDPEKEEESLEKALKVLNSHLARYPNDHALLIFEPVQGEGGFYPGDERFFKTLFKRVKEEGILIFSDEVQTFGRLDTPFGFQSFHLEEFVDLATIGKLSLVTATLFKDKIKPGPGLLSQTFTGATSLIKASLLLMSKLKNEGFFGKNGKNFRINELFKKEFQKLEKQFPDKIKGPFGIGAMVAFTPFDGSKEKAVAFGQKLFEAGVISFIAGDHPTRIRFLPPVGVITEDDIFKAVEIIAETFKNSP, from the coding sequence ATGAAATTGCATGCTGAAAAATTGTTTAATGACCCCAGGGTTAAGGAAGCTACGAAGTTATTAGAAGATGCTTTAAGCGAGCATAAATCAGCCCTTAAAAAAGTCAAGGCTCCCGATAAGGAGCTAAAAATCTCCTATAAAAAGCTAATCGATAGCTTCTCCCAAGTTAGAGGGGGAAATTTATGGTATCCCTATTTAGGAAGCGGACTTGGCAACGGTGCTTTAGTAGAGCTTCTTGACGGAAGCGTGAAATATGATTTCATTTCCGGAATAGGCGTTCATTATTTTGGACATAGCAATCTTGATACCATTGCCCCATCGATCAATGCCGCCATTTCTGACATCTTAATCGAGGGCAACCTTCAACAAAATAACGACTCTTATCTTCTTTCAGAATTATTTTTAGAATTATCCGGCATGGATCACTGCTTCTTATCAAGCTCAGGCGCAATGGCTAATGAAAATGCCTTAAAAATTGCCTTCCAAGCAAGATTTCCGGCAAAACGAATTTTGGCCTTTGAAAAAGCATTCGCCGGCAGAACTTTAGCTCTCTCTTCAATAACAGATAAACCTGCTTTTAGAAAAGGGCTTCCTCAAGCCATCAACGTGGATTATCTTCCATTTTTTGACCCGGAAAAAGAGGAAGAATCTTTAGAAAAAGCATTAAAGGTCCTAAATAGCCATCTTGCAAGATACCCAAATGACCACGCCCTTCTTATTTTTGAACCGGTTCAAGGAGAGGGAGGCTTTTATCCGGGAGATGAACGCTTTTTTAAAACTCTTTTTAAAAGAGTTAAAGAAGAAGGCATTCTTATCTTCTCCGATGAAGTTCAAACCTTCGGAAGATTGGATACCCCCTTTGGATTCCAGTCTTTTCATCTGGAAGAATTTGTCGATTTAGCCACAATCGGCAAATTATCATTAGTTACAGCAACTCTTTTTAAAGACAAAATAAAACCGGGACCCGGGCTTTTGAGCCAAACTTTTACAGGAGCTACCTCCCTTATAAAAGCCTCTCTTCTTTTGATGTCAAAATTAAAAAATGAAGGTTTTTTTGGAAAAAACGGAAAAAATTTCCGGATAAATGAGTTATTTAAAAAAGAGTTTCAAAAACTTGAAAAGCAATTTCCGGACAAAATCAAAGGTCCCTTTGGAATAGGAGCCATGGTTGCTTTTACCCCTTTTGACGGCTCAAAGGAAAAGGCTGTAGCTTTCGGTCAAAAACTTTTTGAAGCCGGTGTTATCAGCTTTATTGCGGGAGATCATCCGACAAGAATCCGATTTTTGCCGCCTGTCGGCGTTATAACAGAAGACGATATATTTAAGGCCGTTGAAATCATAGCAGAGACTTTTAAAAACAGTCCCTGA
- a CDS encoding arginine N-succinyltransferase — MFILRSLVANDHSSLFELAMKAHSGVTSLPKDRNLLKKKAISSEKSFLNPFEKNKEHIFLFILEDLEEKKPVGVSGIYTKSGKSRFPFLYRLEKIFPSSDPLLKAPSYSLLKAFKYEEEVTEIGSLFLEKTSRKEGLGKLLSLGRFLYMADNLEKFDKKTVASLRGIFTEQDECPFFDGITKKLIGLSYEEAVSLVYTRREYLEKILSPYPIIVDLLPELIQKSTLGIHPNTIPAKIMLTKQGFDLNNLLDPLDGGPFIEAKTSQIDVLKSSFLTKATSSPESKASLGLISKQNPFKALIAEYSIDGQKASLEEKVMKALEITHDDIIRVYPLKKK; from the coding sequence ATGTTTATATTAAGATCCCTAGTTGCCAATGACCATTCAAGCCTATTTGAGCTTGCTATGAAAGCACACTCCGGGGTTACAAGCTTGCCGAAAGACCGCAATTTATTAAAAAAGAAAGCCATCTCTTCTGAAAAATCATTTTTGAACCCTTTTGAAAAAAATAAAGAGCATATCTTTCTTTTTATCCTCGAGGATCTGGAGGAAAAAAAACCGGTCGGTGTCTCAGGCATCTATACCAAATCAGGAAAAAGTAGATTTCCTTTTCTCTATCGGCTCGAAAAAATATTTCCTTCAAGTGACCCTCTTTTAAAAGCCCCTTCTTATAGCCTTTTAAAAGCATTTAAATATGAGGAAGAAGTGACAGAAATCGGCTCCCTTTTTCTTGAAAAGACAAGCCGGAAAGAAGGGCTTGGAAAGCTATTATCTCTTGGGCGATTTCTTTATATGGCCGATAATTTAGAAAAGTTTGATAAAAAAACAGTCGCTTCTTTAAGAGGGATTTTTACAGAACAAGATGAATGCCCTTTTTTTGATGGAATCACAAAAAAATTAATAGGGCTATCTTATGAAGAGGCTGTTTCACTTGTTTATACAAGACGTGAATATCTTGAAAAAATCCTCTCTCCTTACCCTATTATTGTCGATCTTCTTCCTGAACTCATTCAAAAATCAACCTTAGGGATCCATCCAAACACAATTCCTGCAAAAATCATGCTTACAAAACAAGGGTTTGACTTAAATAACTTATTAGATCCTTTAGATGGAGGGCCTTTTATTGAAGCTAAAACCTCTCAAATTGATGTTCTTAAAAGCAGCTTTTTAACAAAAGCCACAAGCTCGCCTGAGAGTAAAGCATCGCTTGGTCTCATCTCAAAACAAAATCCTTTTAAAGCCCTAATTGCAGAATATTCAATAGATGGGCAAAAGGCCTCTTTAGAAGAAAAAGTCATGAAAGCCCTTGAGATCACCCATGATGACATAATCCGTGTTTACCCGTTGAAAAAAAAATAA